One Petrotoga sp. 9PW.55.5.1 genomic window carries:
- a CDS encoding TldD/PmbA family protein, with protein MELSKDQYLEILNTSLSSGGDYSEIFFEDYYGTSILYDNGKIEKVNFSSQKGASIRVVSGEETIFAHTNDPTFENLMNLAETLKKNASERFNSSNVIKVEELKEAEKRNFSPFKTPFDQIDIDKKVEKVFKGVNLLKNTDNRIKQITVSYADSSRKVKIITSEGNIVEDIRNYPRYAVIVFGEDSDGNLFRGYSSDGANMGFEFFSDDMIEKVTKDAIKQVISQIEGEDAPAGEFTVVLSSEAGGTMIHEACGHGMEADLVLSGSVYRDKIGKKIASDKVTVVDDGTDKNKRGTLNYDDEGTPTQRTILIENGVLKGYMHSKITAKKFGVDPTGNGRRESYMVLPIVRMRNTMILPGKDDPEDIIKSVKHGIFVRKMGGGQVDVISGDFQFGVDEGYIIENGEIKNSIRGASLVGNGLKVLESIDMVGNDLGYGVGTCGKDGQGAPVSDAQPTIRIPKLVVGGIVKGGSN; from the coding sequence GTGGAGTTATCTAAGGACCAATACTTGGAAATTTTAAACACATCTCTTTCATCGGGGGGAGATTATTCCGAAATCTTCTTTGAAGATTACTACGGTACATCAATACTGTATGATAACGGTAAGATCGAGAAAGTTAATTTTTCCAGTCAAAAAGGTGCTAGTATAAGGGTTGTGTCAGGTGAGGAAACAATATTCGCACACACTAATGATCCTACTTTTGAAAACCTTATGAACCTTGCAGAAACTTTGAAAAAGAATGCATCTGAAAGATTCAACAGTTCAAACGTTATAAAAGTTGAAGAGTTGAAAGAAGCTGAAAAGAGAAATTTTTCTCCTTTTAAAACCCCGTTTGATCAAATTGATATCGACAAGAAAGTAGAGAAAGTTTTTAAAGGAGTTAATCTTTTAAAAAATACTGATAATAGAATTAAACAAATTACCGTTTCTTATGCTGATAGTAGCCGTAAGGTTAAAATAATAACCTCCGAAGGAAATATTGTAGAAGATATCAGAAATTATCCTCGTTATGCAGTCATTGTTTTCGGAGAAGATAGTGATGGAAATTTGTTTAGAGGCTATTCTTCTGATGGGGCAAATATGGGTTTTGAATTTTTTAGTGATGATATGATAGAGAAAGTGACAAAAGATGCTATAAAACAGGTAATATCGCAAATAGAAGGAGAAGATGCCCCTGCTGGAGAATTTACAGTTGTTCTTTCTTCTGAAGCAGGTGGGACTATGATTCATGAAGCCTGCGGACATGGTATGGAAGCAGATTTAGTTCTTTCTGGGTCAGTTTACCGAGATAAGATTGGTAAAAAAATAGCTTCTGATAAGGTAACCGTCGTAGATGATGGTACTGATAAGAATAAGAGAGGAACTCTTAATTACGATGATGAAGGAACACCAACCCAGAGAACCATTTTAATTGAAAATGGTGTTTTAAAAGGCTATATGCACTCAAAGATCACTGCCAAAAAATTTGGAGTAGATCCTACAGGCAATGGAAGAAGAGAGTCTTATATGGTTCTACCCATAGTCAGAATGAGAAATACAATGATTTTGCCTGGAAAAGATGACCCCGAAGATATAATCAAATCCGTAAAACATGGTATCTTTGTTAGAAAGATGGGTGGAGGACAAGTCGATGTTATAAGTGGTGATTTTCAATTTGGTGTTGACGAAGGTTATATTATAGAAAATGGGGAAATAAAAAATTCAATTCGCGGAGCTAGCTTAGTTGGAAATGGATTGAAAGTTCTAGAAAGTATTGATATGGTTGGAAATGACCTAGGCTACGGTGTTGGTACTTGTGGAAAAGATGGACAAGGAGCGCCCGTTTCTGATGCACAACCTACAATAAGAATACCAAAATTAGTCGTTGGAGGAATTGTTAAAGGGGGTAGTAATTAA
- a CDS encoding TldD/PmbA family protein, whose product MSNIKSIMEKAMNVIKKEGFKGQINIFSIESKNASFSNGKLEQLAEGEKGTAGIKVISADGRIATSSTNILTEKGIMEASEKAMAMVKYTEKDDGNDISDDQEFTYIDWAYDTDTRDMSLNEVMKIAEELEKKAKNADNRIMFVRGAEYETDLTRIHFANTNGLYKNALHTNASSSISLAAIEGENSSFGFDFEVAQSYRLVDIDRIVKNAVEMAISGLNAEVLKSGRYDIIMSPLASAMFIGTLTTPLSGENVFKGKSFLKGKVGEKVANGSINLIHDPMNGSAPIIASFDNEGTNTSRFNIIENGILKSYLHNIYSAKKLGTKPSGNAFASIDSPNPSIGTVNLHFIANKTRKAILDVPKALYVTNIMGMHTADPVSGRFSVQISGRVVENGEFVGSFRGMTLAGTLSELLNNLVSIGSDFKYLGPVSGSTMLIKDLSVGGK is encoded by the coding sequence ATGAGCAATATAAAGAGTATTATGGAAAAAGCAATGAATGTGATAAAAAAAGAGGGATTCAAAGGACAAATAAATATTTTTTCCATTGAAAGTAAAAATGCATCCTTCAGTAATGGAAAGTTAGAGCAATTAGCTGAAGGAGAAAAAGGTACAGCTGGAATAAAAGTTATAAGTGCCGATGGAAGAATAGCTACTTCTTCTACAAATATATTAACTGAAAAAGGTATTATGGAAGCTAGCGAAAAGGCTATGGCTATGGTTAAATATACGGAGAAAGATGATGGAAATGATATTTCTGATGATCAAGAGTTCACATATATAGATTGGGCTTATGATACAGATACAAGAGATATGAGTTTGAACGAAGTTATGAAAATAGCAGAAGAGTTAGAGAAGAAAGCTAAAAATGCCGATAATAGAATAATGTTTGTGCGTGGTGCTGAATACGAAACTGATTTAACTAGGATTCATTTTGCTAACACCAATGGCTTATACAAGAATGCTTTACATACAAATGCTTCAAGTTCTATTAGTTTAGCAGCAATAGAAGGGGAAAACTCTTCTTTTGGATTTGATTTTGAAGTTGCTCAAAGTTATAGGCTTGTTGACATAGACCGTATAGTAAAAAACGCCGTAGAAATGGCGATCTCTGGCTTAAATGCAGAGGTTTTAAAGTCTGGAAGATACGATATAATTATGAGTCCTCTAGCATCGGCAATGTTTATCGGAACTCTTACTACCCCATTATCAGGAGAAAATGTTTTTAAGGGGAAATCATTTTTAAAGGGAAAAGTTGGAGAAAAGGTAGCTAATGGTTCAATTAATTTGATTCACGATCCCATGAATGGTTCCGCTCCTATAATCGCTTCGTTTGATAATGAAGGAACAAATACCTCTAGATTTAATATAATCGAAAATGGTATTCTAAAAAGTTATCTTCACAATATATATTCAGCTAAAAAACTTGGAACAAAACCTAGCGGAAACGCTTTTGCTTCAATAGATTCACCTAACCCTTCAATTGGAACAGTAAATCTACATTTCATTGCCAACAAGACAAGAAAAGCCATATTAGACGTTCCAAAGGCTTTATATGTAACCAATATAATGGGCATGCATACTGCTGATCCTGTTTCTGGTAGATTTTCCGTTCAAATAAGTGGAAGAGTAGTTGAAAATGGAGAATTTGTTGGCAGTTTTAGAGGTATGACTTTAGCAGGCACTTTGAGCGAGCTCTTAAACAATTTAGTTAGTATAGGTTCTGACTTTAAGTATTTAGGCCCCGTATCCGGATCCACAATGTTAATAAAAGATCTTAGTGTAGGTGGAAAATAA
- the rplT gene encoding 50S ribosomal protein L20 translates to MRIKRALGSRKKRKKYLKAAKGYTGALSRRYSLAKQQYYRSGKYSYAGRKNKKRDYRKLWITRINAAARTQGMKYNELIHGLKLANVNINRKMLSELAINDPEGFNEYINIAKESLAQNVQ, encoded by the coding sequence ATGAGAATTAAAAGGGCTTTAGGTTCTCGAAAAAAAAGGAAAAAATATTTAAAAGCTGCCAAAGGATACACAGGGGCATTAAGTAGAAGATATTCTTTAGCAAAACAACAATATTATAGATCAGGAAAATACTCTTATGCTGGTCGAAAGAATAAAAAAAGAGATTATAGAAAATTATGGATAACTAGAATAAACGCAGCAGCTAGAACACAAGGTATGAAATACAACGAGCTAATTCACGGTTTAAAATTAGCCAATGTAAATATAAATAGGAAAATGCTTTCTGAACTTGCTATAAACGATCCCGAGGGTTTTAATGAATACATCAATATTGCTAAAGAATCTTTGGCTCAAAACGTACAATAA
- a CDS encoding 50S ribosomal protein L35 encodes MSKLKIKTKGSAKKRFKVTKSGKILRHRNNVGHNTGFKKSSHMRRLKREVEVPKEIEDKVKRSIGLKG; translated from the coding sequence GTGTCCAAACTAAAGATAAAAACAAAAGGTTCAGCTAAGAAGAGATTTAAAGTAACAAAAAGCGGAAAAATCCTTCGCCATAGGAACAACGTTGGTCATAATACAGGCTTCAAAAAAAGTAGCCATATGAGAAGATTAAAAAGAGAAGTTGAAGTTCCAAAAGAAATTGAAGATAAAGTGAAAAGATCAATTGGATTGAAAGGTTGA
- the infC gene encoding translation initiation factor IF-3 — translation MSDKVAKNEEIRVRKVLLIDQDGNKLGEIPTKEALKLAQQSGLDLVLVAPQAKPPVARMMDYGKYIYEKEKKEKLAKKKQKKQLVKEMKFRLRIDEHDFNTKLKKIREFLEDGHKVRVVIMFLGRDILFKEKGKEILDRVVEQTSDIAKVSRGAKLLGKDMDIILEPIVEDKK, via the coding sequence ATAAGCGATAAAGTCGCTAAAAATGAGGAAATAAGGGTTAGAAAAGTATTGTTGATTGATCAGGATGGCAATAAATTAGGAGAAATCCCAACCAAAGAAGCATTAAAATTGGCTCAACAATCCGGACTAGATCTTGTTTTGGTAGCACCTCAAGCAAAACCGCCTGTTGCAAGAATGATGGATTATGGTAAGTATATCTATGAAAAAGAAAAGAAAGAAAAATTAGCTAAGAAAAAGCAAAAGAAACAATTAGTGAAAGAAATGAAATTTAGGCTAAGAATCGATGAACATGATTTTAATACCAAATTGAAGAAAATCAGAGAATTTCTAGAGGACGGTCATAAAGTTAGAGTGGTTATTATGTTTTTAGGTAGAGATATATTGTTTAAAGAAAAAGGCAAAGAGATTTTGGATAGGGTAGTAGAACAAACTTCAGATATAGCAAAAGTCTCAAGAGGGGCAAAGTTACTTGGAAAAGATATGGATATTATATTAGAGCCTATTGTTGAAGATAAAAAATAA
- a CDS encoding FmdB family zinc ribbon protein, translating to MPLYRYKCEECGYEFTVLHSMSETPEIKCELCNSSAKRIISNVGIAFKGEGFYVTDSKKKAKSDTKKTSSKKENNKVAS from the coding sequence TTGCCTTTATACAGATATAAGTGCGAAGAGTGTGGATATGAGTTTACAGTTTTGCATTCAATGAGCGAAACACCAGAGATAAAATGTGAATTATGTAATTCGAGCGCAAAGAGAATTATTAGTAATGTAGGAATTGCTTTCAAAGGAGAAGGTTTTTATGTAACGGATTCTAAGAAAAAAGCAAAAAGTGATACAAAAAAAACTTCTTCAAAGAAAGAAAATAATAAAGTCGCTTCTTGA
- a CDS encoding N-glycosylase/DNA lyase, with the protein MVSEKQNLLLQQIEKVKRSVREQVEQRYEEFKKIGESGDEVALFGELSFCVLTANWTAKGGMKAQNLITNEGFAYLKEIELVSKLKKIGHRFSNTRAKYIVENRWIIGKMKDILKMDVKHSRIFLVENVKGIGWKESSHFLRNVGKDDVAILDKHILRIMKNYDLLKEIPKPSWNEKKYTEIEKILRTFAKKTNEPLGKLDIFLWYIETGSIDK; encoded by the coding sequence ATGGTTTCTGAGAAACAAAATTTACTGCTGCAACAGATTGAAAAAGTAAAAAGAAGTGTTCGTGAGCAAGTTGAACAAAGGTACGAAGAATTCAAGAAAATTGGAGAAAGTGGAGATGAAGTCGCATTATTTGGAGAATTATCTTTTTGTGTTTTAACAGCAAACTGGACCGCAAAAGGGGGAATGAAAGCCCAAAATTTGATCACTAACGAAGGGTTTGCTTATTTAAAAGAAATAGAGTTAGTGTCCAAATTAAAAAAAATAGGGCATAGATTTTCTAATACTAGAGCGAAATATATAGTTGAAAATAGATGGATTATTGGGAAAATGAAAGATATTTTGAAAATGGATGTAAAACACTCAAGAATTTTTTTGGTAGAAAATGTGAAAGGGATAGGTTGGAAAGAAAGCAGTCATTTTCTAAGAAACGTTGGAAAAGATGATGTAGCAATATTAGATAAACATATATTGAGAATAATGAAAAATTATGATCTTTTAAAAGAGATACCAAAACCTTCGTGGAACGAAAAAAAGTATACCGAAATTGAAAAAATTTTAAGAACTTTTGCTAAAAAAACAAACGAACCATTAGGAAAACTTGATATCTTTTTATGGTACATTGAGACAGGCAGTATCGATAAATAA
- the gatC gene encoding Asp-tRNA(Asn)/Glu-tRNA(Gln) amidotransferase subunit GatC: MKIDSELIKKLEKLSNIELNEKEEEKIKDDLNDLLAYLEILDNVNVDGIDELISPAEFSSSVLRKDEVERFDNRESIINNFPENKDGFLKVPGINIKEEE; the protein is encoded by the coding sequence TTGAAAATAGATTCTGAGCTTATTAAGAAACTTGAAAAATTGTCTAATATAGAATTAAATGAAAAAGAGGAAGAAAAGATAAAAGATGATCTAAACGATCTTTTAGCTTATTTAGAGATTTTAGACAATGTAAATGTTGATGGAATTGATGAATTGATATCTCCTGCCGAATTTTCTTCTTCTGTTCTCAGAAAAGATGAAGTTGAAAGATTTGATAACAGAGAAAGTATTATTAACAACTTTCCTGAAAACAAAGATGGGTTTCTCAAAGTTCCAGGGATAAATATAAAAGAGGAAGAATGA
- a CDS encoding YraN family protein → MNQKGQIYEDIATSYFLKEGYQIISRNFSYKYGEIDIIAIKNKVLHLIEVKGGKDVLGDPAFRVNSNKLKKIMKVGNYFIAKNHHIKFEEVQIDVISVTDNGKINYYPAQRI, encoded by the coding sequence TTGAATCAGAAAGGTCAAATATATGAAGATATAGCTACCTCTTATTTTTTAAAAGAAGGATACCAAATAATATCAAGAAATTTTTCTTACAAATATGGAGAAATAGATATAATAGCTATTAAAAATAAAGTTCTTCACCTTATTGAAGTTAAAGGTGGAAAAGATGTGTTGGGCGATCCCGCTTTTAGGGTAAACTCAAACAAACTGAAGAAAATAATGAAAGTCGGTAATTATTTTATAGCAAAAAATCATCATATTAAATTTGAAGAAGTTCAAATAGACGTTATATCTGTTACAGACAACGGAAAAATAAATTACTATCCCGCTCAGAGAATATAA
- a CDS encoding MBL fold metallo-hydrolase produces MNKENNNLVTLFDNGEHKFIFLGSENKSVESISTNQYLIIHKNEGVLLDPGGVHVFPRVLASVVEFIDLGKIKHVFYSHQDPDVSSGITLWDSVLETNFYISKLWERFLPHFGIFEKSRMVTIEDTGGKIKFKDGTQLEIIPAHFLHSTGNFTLYDPVSKILFSGDIGVSVFPEGEEKLFVEDFSNHMKYIEGFHKRYMSSNKACKMWVELIKKYEIEQMAPQHGAIYKKPEFEEFLKWFSNLECGVDILDKIYRKNEK; encoded by the coding sequence ATGAATAAAGAAAATAATAACTTAGTAACTTTGTTCGACAACGGAGAACATAAATTTATATTTCTTGGTTCCGAAAACAAAAGTGTAGAAAGCATATCTACTAACCAATATTTAATAATTCACAAGAACGAAGGAGTTTTGCTTGATCCAGGGGGGGTTCATGTATTTCCTAGAGTTTTGGCTAGCGTAGTTGAATTTATAGATCTTGGCAAAATTAAGCATGTTTTTTATTCCCATCAAGATCCGGATGTTTCTTCCGGTATAACCCTTTGGGATAGTGTTTTAGAAACCAATTTCTACATTTCAAAATTATGGGAAAGATTCTTACCACATTTTGGGATTTTTGAAAAATCAAGGATGGTCACCATAGAAGACACCGGAGGTAAGATTAAATTTAAAGATGGCACCCAATTAGAAATAATTCCTGCGCATTTTCTTCATTCAACTGGAAACTTTACTCTCTATGATCCTGTCTCTAAAATACTATTTTCAGGAGATATCGGTGTATCAGTTTTTCCTGAAGGAGAGGAAAAATTATTTGTAGAGGATTTTTCAAATCATATGAAATATATAGAAGGTTTTCATAAAAGATATATGAGTTCTAACAAAGCATGCAAGATGTGGGTAGAACTTATAAAAAAATATGAAATAGAACAAATGGCCCCACAACACGGGGCTATTTACAAAAAACCAGAGTTTGAAGAGTTTTTAAAATGGTTTTCCAATTTAGAATGTGGGGTTGATATTCTCGACAAAATTTATAGGAAGAATGAGAAATGA
- a CDS encoding methyl-accepting chemotaxis protein: MSSEERYKNTIKKLSSSVYHENLLVSFIERLDEVLGDRFYDANLLTKNVGDNLLELIESINNTSETLEKSVEDSDKRIGEISQNNEKIISKLSNFGSNFDEVEKDVNKSLNSISGVIDSFKEINELTGTIKNIARQTNILSINASIEAARAGESGRGFSVVAEEIKKLSAETNNASGKISKKVETLSKQITEVQEIINNLENIFVTITDSIETSLSTLNNNLTFMENLIKNLNTEKDDLKKNAEELTDSKEKINLLIKNINNLGNVLKAILDMQNKLKEIAI; this comes from the coding sequence ATGAGCAGTGAAGAAAGATATAAAAATACAATTAAAAAATTGTCTTCAAGTGTATACCATGAAAATCTTCTAGTATCTTTTATTGAACGATTAGATGAAGTTCTAGGGGACCGGTTTTATGATGCGAATTTACTAACCAAAAATGTAGGAGACAACCTTTTAGAACTCATAGAAAGTATAAACAACACTTCTGAAACTCTTGAAAAATCCGTTGAAGATAGCGATAAAAGAATCGGTGAAATTTCTCAAAATAATGAAAAAATTATTTCCAAGCTTAGTAATTTTGGTTCCAATTTTGATGAAGTTGAAAAAGACGTAAATAAATCTCTCAACTCAATTTCAGGAGTTATAGATAGCTTTAAAGAAATAAATGAACTAACAGGAACCATAAAAAACATAGCTCGGCAAACAAATATATTATCAATAAATGCCTCTATAGAAGCCGCAAGAGCCGGCGAAAGTGGAAGAGGATTTTCAGTTGTTGCTGAAGAAATTAAAAAGTTATCTGCAGAGACTAACAACGCATCTGGTAAAATATCTAAGAAAGTTGAAACTCTTTCAAAACAAATAACTGAAGTTCAAGAAATCATCAATAATCTAGAAAATATTTTTGTGACAATAACTGATTCAATTGAAACTTCCCTTTCTACTTTGAACAATAACTTAACATTTATGGAAAATTTAATAAAAAATTTGAATACTGAGAAAGATGATTTAAAGAAAAATGCCGAAGAATTAACTGACTCAAAAGAAAAGATAAACCTGCTAATTAAGAATATAAATAATTTAGGAAACGTGTTAAAAGCCATCTTGGATATGCAAAATAAGTTGAAAGAAATAGCTATATAA
- a CDS encoding aminoacetone oxidase family FAD-binding enzyme, translating to MLVTVIGGGAAGLISGVIAGWNGARVTIIERKGKLGKKLLASSNGRGNFSNLETDENHYFSNDLDFVKKVLQISGVVQTLSIFEEIGIIVKEKGTKLFPYTERSKDIVDNFKYEIAKHNINVVLNFQVEEIIKKENKFLIKCQNKSFESDKVIVATGGKSSPQYGSNGNIFETLKKLGHSIIELKPGLVPLKVISYFTEEISGSKLEGNVYLTDQKGEILSKVYKGEVLFKKGGILSGIPILELSNYIHPLIENGKDIFIKLIAFPSYSEKDIYDLLTKKIKFRPEKPLRLLLLSLIDQRLIPYFFKRMGIENLDQPVGYLTTKDIEILADKLKYWDFQVKDTCDWKDSQVSLGGINTNEIDPYTLESKIIPGLFFAGEVIDVAGESGGFNLQWAWSSGYLAGISSTT from the coding sequence TTGTTAGTTACTGTTATTGGTGGCGGAGCCGCTGGGTTAATATCGGGTGTTATAGCTGGATGGAATGGAGCAAGAGTTACCATAATTGAACGAAAAGGAAAATTAGGCAAAAAACTCTTAGCTAGCAGTAATGGAAGAGGGAATTTTTCTAATTTGGAAACTGATGAAAATCACTATTTTAGCAACGATTTAGATTTTGTTAAAAAAGTTCTACAAATATCTGGGGTAGTTCAAACACTTAGTATTTTTGAAGAAATTGGAATAATTGTCAAAGAAAAAGGCACAAAACTTTTTCCATATACAGAAAGGTCAAAAGATATAGTAGACAACTTTAAATACGAAATAGCTAAGCACAACATAAATGTTGTGCTTAATTTTCAGGTAGAAGAAATTATAAAAAAAGAGAATAAATTTTTAATTAAATGCCAAAATAAATCTTTTGAATCAGATAAAGTTATTGTCGCAACTGGAGGCAAATCCTCACCTCAATATGGTTCAAATGGCAATATATTTGAAACTCTTAAAAAGTTAGGCCATTCTATAATTGAATTAAAGCCCGGGTTGGTACCCTTAAAGGTTATATCTTACTTTACAGAAGAAATTTCAGGTTCTAAATTAGAAGGAAACGTTTACCTGACAGATCAAAAGGGTGAAATTTTATCCAAAGTATATAAAGGCGAAGTTCTTTTCAAAAAAGGTGGAATTCTCAGCGGAATACCTATATTAGAATTAAGTAATTATATTCATCCTCTTATAGAAAATGGAAAAGATATTTTTATAAAACTCATTGCGTTTCCCTCTTATTCTGAAAAAGATATATATGATTTGCTAACAAAAAAGATAAAATTTCGACCGGAAAAGCCTTTGAGATTATTATTATTAAGTCTAATTGATCAACGGTTGATACCATACTTTTTCAAAAGAATGGGGATAGAAAATTTAGATCAACCTGTTGGCTATTTAACTACCAAAGATATTGAAATTTTGGCCGATAAGTTAAAATATTGGGATTTTCAAGTTAAAGATACATGCGATTGGAAAGATTCTCAAGTTTCATTAGGCGGAATTAATACTAACGAAATCGATCCTTATACTTTAGAATCTAAAATAATACCTGGTTTGTTCTTTGCCGGAGAAGTTATAGATGTTGCTGGAGAAAGTGGTGGTTTCAATTTACAATGGGCTTGGTCCAGTGGATATTTAGCAGGCATTTCTTCAACTACTTAG
- a CDS encoding glycosyltransferase family 4 protein: protein MEIGLIHFRVGETDGVSLEMVKWKEVLKNMDFKVYLIAGDMGTSPGFKIPYIAYTDKRSNLLKQRSFIGLDDWDEKKFETEMNKYIGGIYNQLDEMMNLDVLIINNMFSLAHNPAASVALYKFCQDKGIKMIGHHHDFYWERDFYNNPTNNFIKKILDEYFPPKDITHIVINSLAQEELKRKKGVDSYIIPNVFDFNQKQWELDDYNQKIYDKLDISPNDLIFLQATRIVRRKAIELAIDTISEVKKDLNKFTGQETYNGKKITKDTNIFLLLPGLSEESDYVEELKEYATQKDVELKLAFSISDDIRHEEEEIFSLWDFYAIADFITYPSILEGFGNQFLEAIFSKTPVLLFEYPVYKKDIAPLGFEVVTLGSKAEYERGKYRVNQNEIIKAKDKIFDILFNKEKASYVVQKNFELGKKYFSYETLEKKLKQILLEKNVI from the coding sequence ATGGAAATTGGACTCATTCATTTCAGAGTCGGAGAAACAGATGGGGTTTCTTTGGAAATGGTTAAATGGAAAGAAGTCCTAAAAAACATGGATTTCAAAGTTTATTTAATAGCAGGTGATATGGGAACATCTCCAGGTTTTAAAATCCCATATATCGCTTATACAGATAAAAGAAGTAACTTGTTAAAACAAAGATCATTTATAGGGTTAGATGATTGGGACGAAAAAAAATTTGAAACAGAAATGAATAAATACATAGGAGGAATTTACAATCAACTTGATGAAATGATGAATTTAGATGTTTTGATAATTAACAACATGTTTTCTTTAGCTCACAACCCAGCTGCTTCTGTTGCTTTATACAAATTTTGCCAAGATAAAGGTATAAAAATGATCGGTCATCATCATGATTTCTATTGGGAAAGAGACTTCTATAATAATCCTACCAATAATTTTATAAAAAAAATATTAGATGAATATTTCCCCCCAAAAGATATAACGCATATTGTTATTAACTCCTTAGCTCAAGAAGAACTAAAAAGGAAAAAAGGAGTGGATAGTTACATTATCCCAAATGTCTTTGACTTTAATCAAAAACAATGGGAATTAGACGACTATAACCAAAAAATCTATGACAAGCTTGATATCTCACCAAACGACTTAATATTTTTACAAGCAACAAGAATTGTAAGAAGAAAGGCTATAGAATTAGCAATTGATACTATATCTGAAGTAAAAAAAGATCTCAATAAATTTACAGGGCAAGAAACCTATAATGGAAAGAAAATAACGAAAGATACAAATATTTTTCTGTTATTACCAGGTTTATCTGAGGAATCTGACTATGTGGAAGAATTAAAAGAGTACGCGACACAAAAAGACGTAGAATTAAAGTTAGCCTTTTCAATTAGTGATGATATAAGACACGAAGAGGAAGAAATATTCTCTTTATGGGACTTCTATGCAATTGCTGATTTTATAACTTACCCAAGTATTCTAGAGGGTTTTGGAAATCAGTTTTTAGAAGCTATCTTTTCAAAAACTCCTGTTTTGTTATTTGAATACCCAGTATACAAAAAAGATATCGCCCCTTTAGGGTTTGAAGTGGTTACACTTGGAAGCAAGGCTGAATATGAAAGAGGAAAGTATAGAGTGAATCAAAATGAAATAATTAAGGCAAAAGACAAAATTTTTGATATACTATTTAATAAAGAAAAAGCTTCTTATGTTGTTCAAAAAAATTTTGAATTGGGTAAAAAATACTTCTCCTATGAAACTCTAGAGAAGAAATTGAAACAAATACTTTTAGAAAAAAATGTAATATAA